TTTCGCTTCCGTCTCCGCCGCGGCCGCCGCCCGGGAAACCGCCTTTACAAGCGGACAGCTCCGGTATACAGAGCGCGGCCATGCGGTGATCGTCGGCTGGAACGAGCGGGCGCGCGAGGTGCTGCTCCGCCTCGCGCGGCACGACGCCTCCATGCGCTTCGTTCTCATCGACGCCACTGTTCCGTCCCACCCGCTTCTGAACGCGCCGGTTCATTTCATTAAAGGAACGGCAAGCGACGATGCGGTGCTGGAGAAGGCCAATATTCAAGAAGCGCGTTTTTTGCTCATCACCGCCGATCCGCATAAAGCGGAAGCGGAAGCCGATAAAGATACGATTGTCACGCTGCTTGCCGCCAAAAGCCTCAACCCGTCGGTGTACGCCATCGTGGAAATCCTAACGGGCCGAAACGTCCAGAACGCCTTCCGCGCCGGGGCGGATGAGGTGATTCAGACAAACTTGCTGGCGAGTTTCGCCATGGCCGCCAGCCTTCGCTCGCCGGGCGCCGCCAGCGTGTGGGAGACGGCGCTTTACCGCCTGGACGGACAGACGCTCTGCCTTCTCGAGCCAGACGAACAGCAAATCGGCCAGCCATTCGCCGCCGTTCAACAGCAGCTGCTCAAGCAAAACGTGACGCTGCTTGGCGTCATCCATGGAGATCACGGAGCGATTT
Above is a window of Geobacillus thermoleovorans DNA encoding:
- a CDS encoding potassium channel family protein, which produces MRTRNVLLSYWRWPPVLRLFVSASALIVLFGALMRFIEPETFRTVFDGVWWAIVTSATIGYGDIVPKTAAGKLAAIGLIILGTGILTAYFASVSAAAAARETAFTSGQLRYTERGHAVIVGWNERAREVLLRLARHDASMRFVLIDATVPSHPLLNAPVHFIKGTASDDAVLEKANIQEARFLLITADPHKAEAEADKDTIVTLLAAKSLNPSVYAIVEILTGRNVQNAFRAGADEVIQTNLLASFAMAASLRSPGAASVWETALYRLDGQTLCLLEPDEQQIGQPFAAVQQQLLKQNVTLLGVIHGDHGAISVAPDRPIQQSDRLFALAP